A genomic segment from Actinomycetota bacterium encodes:
- the hpt gene encoding hypoxanthine phosphoribosyltransferase, which translates to MEAKPGRVLIGRRELDQRVEELARRITEDYRGRDLVVVGILKGAFVFLADLVRRVDLPLEVDFVAVSSYGKDTETSGVVQVIKDLDLNIRGRDVLLVEDIVDTGLTLDYIARMLRQREPASLEICALLNKPEARKVDIEVKYCGFDIPPLFVVGYGLDYAEHYRHLPYVGVLEEAREPGGSA; encoded by the coding sequence GTGGAAGCGAAGCCCGGCAGGGTGCTCATCGGGCGCCGGGAACTTGACCAGCGCGTGGAGGAACTGGCCCGCCGCATCACCGAGGATTACCGGGGTCGCGACCTGGTGGTGGTGGGCATCCTCAAGGGGGCCTTCGTCTTTCTGGCCGACCTGGTGCGCCGGGTGGACCTCCCCCTGGAGGTGGATTTCGTGGCCGTCTCCAGCTACGGTAAGGACACCGAGACCTCCGGGGTGGTGCAGGTGATCAAGGACCTGGACCTGAACATTCGGGGCCGGGACGTGCTCCTGGTGGAGGACATAGTGGACACCGGGTTGACCCTGGATTACATCGCCCGGATGCTGCGCCAGAGGGAGCCGGCCTCCCTGGAGATCTGCGCCTTGCTCAACAAGCCGGAAGCGCGTAAGGTGGACATAGAGGTCAAGTACTGCGGCTTCGACATCCCTCCCCTCTTCGTGGTGGGGTACGGGCTGGATTACGCGGAACATTACCGGCACCTCCCTTACGTGGGGGTGCTCGAGGAGGCCCGGGAACCGGGGGGAAGCGCCTGA